AAGCTGCTTTATTCATTAAAGACATGTACTCGGACCTGAAGGAAGATGTTGTGAGCACCTTATCAGAAGACCTAGTGGAGTACGTTGAGTCTCTCATCCCCAGTCGGTACGTCACAGTCTGCAGCCACTCTCCTACCGTCGAGCAGCTCCAGGACTGTCAGAGGACGGTCTGCTACCTGGATGACGAAGATAGAGAATGGAAGGTGCTGAGTCACCTACCCCTAAACACAAGCACCACTATGGCAGGTGTGACCATGCTAGACAACAAGCTGTACATTATAGGAGGCGTCCACGACCTCAGCAAGAAAGTTGTGGACTCTGGCTTCTGCTACGACCCAGAGAGTGACTCCTGGTCCACTATTTCGAGTCCCCAGCAGCCACGCTACAACTTTACGTTAGTGGGCCACGAAGGCTGCCTCTACGCCATCGGTGGGGAGTTCGACCGGAAGTCCATGGCGTTGGTGGAGAAGTACAGTGTCTCCACAGCCACCTGGCGCTTCGCCGCTAATCTCCCCTGCAGAGCCGCCAACGTGGCCTCCACCAAAGCCATGAGCCGCATCTTCATCTGCCTCTGGAAACCCAAGGGCGTTACGGAGATCCACGAGTACATCCCTGAGAGGGaccaatgggtcctggtcaccACGCTAGTCCGTGACCAGAGCTATGGCCACTGCATGGTGGGCCACAGGGACAATTTGTATGTCATGCGCAACGGGCCCTGCGAAGACTTCCTGATGTGCGTGATGGACTGCTACAACCTGACTACGGGTCAGTGGACAGCCTTGCCGGGGCAATACGCAAACAGTAAAGGAGCCCTGTTCACATCGGTAGTAAGAGGGGACTCAGTATTCACCCTCAACCGCATGAGGACCACGGAGTTCGCCGTGGAGGAGCACAGATGGAAAACCAAGAGAGAGACCAAGGGCTTCGGGCGAATCGGCTCCATGTACACATTTCTCATGAGACTGCCCAAGGCCAAGACTGTGGGAAACACTGAGGTGTTGACGGACGGGCTGGAGTTTGGGAATCGGATCGACCACAGACGCAGAGGCTCTCTGCTACAATGCTTTGACTGACTTCCTGTGAATAAGTTTAGTCTTTTAATATCTCCTGACAAActaacaacaggacaatgaactaGAATGCTTTGACTGACTTCTTGTGAATAGGTTTAGTATGTTACTTGGGCCACTTTTAGTAGGCAAACATGGAACGTTGCAGAAAGAAATGTCATGAATATAGCTGACGATTCCTTTTTttacatgtcagagaggcatgtttgttcttcatagcatatttctatctgaataTTACACAACGTTGTGCCGTTCTGAATGTAATCTTGCGGCATCTCTCTACAAATCAACAAACAAGCTAAAGATGTAAATGTCAGAGACAACAGTAATTTGTAAACATTAAAGTTTGCTTCATTCATGACAAGTTGGAAGCTCGGAACCTCTGAGTAAACATTAATTAACATATTGGTTGATTTGGATACTTCCAAGTGGGAAATATTAGTTTCCTAGTTTCCACATGTCATGAGTGCAGCATATCTTCCAAGAATAATTAAATAGCATTTAAGAAACTTTATAGTAATATTGTCTTCTATAGTTCTTGAGAAATGTGTTGCCTCAAGTAGCCTTCTGGGTAATTTGACTCTGTATccaaatgtagtgtactataaagtGTACTATAATCAAGTGATTCATTACATTGAGTTGACACAGCCCTTATCAGAGAGCTCTTTCCATGAAAGCCAAACACATGTTCAGTAATGTACATAAAGACTGAAATCCTTTCCTGTTTTTACAACAAACAAACCATTTATAACCCAGGCTCAGGTCCCCAAGGCATTCGTTGCTAGAGAACAGGGTAAGATAAGGCTGGCAGTGTTCACGCTGTACAATAAAACTTTTCTGTAACGAGTGCATGTTTGCTGCCGTCTCGGGACAGGTATCCCTTGAAGGAGAGATTTGTATTCTCCATGGGATCACCTGTGTAAATACAGGATGATTGGGGAATTCAAATGAATAGATTGTCTTTGGCAGAAGATATATGAAATCATTGTCTTTTAaattatcaaatcaaacactGTTCAAATAATGTGTTAATGGGTGAAGAATGTTGCTAATGATGTGCAGATTTTTCCACTTATCAAATTATATTACCATTCATTTCCCCTATAGTTAACAGGCGAAAATCTCCCTTGATAATATAAGAATGGTTCTTTCCCTCATTATTTAGCCTACAGCAGTGGAGACTGgtgagggaggacggctcataataatgaatgGAATCAAACAAGTGGAAACCAAGTGTTTGATGTGTTTAAGACCATTCCATATATtcagttccagccattactatcaGACTGTCCTCCCCATTTaaagtgccaccagccaccactggtcTACAGTCTGTTAACAGTCTATGAGTGAAGTTCATTAATAGCAAAGTGATAAAAGAAATGCTCTCTTGACCAAACATAGAGGACCTCTAAAGCTCTCCCGGTCCATCAACAGAAGATACACATCTTTAATAGATGCCGACTCTTCCCTTTGCTTGGCTGCTCCCATCTAAGTTCTGCCGTGGCTTTGATAGTCAAATAACAAACCTGTCCTGTGGTAACCCCGTCCATCCGTCCGTCGTCAGCGGGAAAGCATGGCAAAAATGTGGAAGTGTATCCCACACATATCAAGACATAATATGATGTGGGAACCATGAGACATGAGTATGATATTACAAGTATATTGAATTTTGATTAatcagaaatgtttttttgtaaCTGAAAACAGAAATCTCAATTCTCATACGTATTTGATCTGTACACAATACTTTTGTATCATaggcaaaaacaaatcaaatgaatacaaaatacattcaatacattttaaagtgCAAGTTACAGTATGTACAACTTCAAGTGGGTTGTTTCAGTCAACCTGCCATACAGAAAAAGATTTGCAAGCTTCTTTCAGGTTTCGATCTTTTACCCCGTACACACACCCTACAAATACAGATAATGACTTACCAGTAACacagtttgcatcccaaatggcaccctattccccatatagtgcactacatttaaacagagcctatgggccctggtgaagagtagtgcactacaaagggaatacggtgccatttggcatGCAACCATAGTCTACTGGATTTTATTTAATTGTATTACAGATCGAACTTAAGTTAAAAATAATACATGACAAATGCTGTGACACTTGAAATTGACAAAGAAAATTGACAATGGACAAATCACATCAAACATTGTCAAAACCTGAAATGTAATAAAACTATGTAATATATCGATTGTCTGTAAATTGTATTGTTTAAGTTTTCCTTTTCCTAGAAGGCCACTGTTCATTTCCTGATTTGCTAGAATGTATAGTTTTAGTGTGCTCCAatcaatcaacattgtttcaacatgCAAATTGCAATTTGCAAATGACATATCAttaaaagggatagttcactgaaaactcatcatcatcatcgttttTGCTCTGGACTGAAAGTGCTCAATCTTGAAGACTTGACTGGTGACATACACAATTGTTGTGGATTGtattaacagtggactaatgaaccaaatattaaaatatagtttgagtgaactatccctttaataggATACATTagctaacataattgtttgtagtAAACAGgaactgtgtttgtgttggtgCACGTATGTCTCCTACAATGTATTTTTCATGGGAGCAGACATTGACCCTGTCATGCCACACGCATCATCAGCTCTTCCAGGGCCCTCTCGCGGTGGTTCTCGTGGACTAACAGAACCTCTTTGATAGCGTTCTGCTGGAAGCCCATCTCATTGAACTGAGCCAGCAGGTGAAGAAACTCCTCagcctgaggggagagagagaggagaaaccatCAGATGATAGAGCAGCTTTTacagttaaagggatagttcacccaaatgacatGTTGATTTTCTTACCCTTTTAGCAGTTTATGGGCAAGGTAAGACAATGTTCCATGTCGGTAAAGAAGCCaatatgtaattttgtatttTGGGTGATTTAATTCCTTTAAATCCAGCAgtacaattcaattcaaattgatTTGTTGTTCATTAGAGGAAAGCTGTGAGGTAAACAGAGAATACCaggataaataaatgaataatctATGATGTTTACCTTAGTCTCACAGTTCTGGAACATCTCCAGAGCCTCCTCCACCTGAGCCTCGTCGTAGCCCCGCTCACACAGTCTGTCACAGGCCACCAGATAGCGCAGGATCTGCACACAACAAGCACAACACCACAGATTACTACGACTAATAGCATTACTGTCAGTTAGCAGGTAAACAGTTGCCTGGGTAACTGTCTGTCTCTGCGCTCACCAGCAGTCTGAAAGCCAAATATATTCAAGAGACGAGCATTAGACACAAAGCAGCCACAGATATGGTGGACAAGGTCATTGAAGAATACcgctccacaccaccacactgaccTCAACTGACTTGGATATTTCATTTTCATAGTGTCCTTTCCAGCACGGCTTCAGTAACATGTCAGTGCAGTACAGATtggtagtgtgaaaagggtaaaTGTTTCAGTGTAACTGAGTATTAACTGAGGTGGTTATCGTGAATCTGCCACTGTGCTCTGTGGTGTTCTATATCAATATGTGTGTTATTATGGCAAGAGTCCAATTACGCCTAACACAGCAGTGTATAACAGATTATTATAAAATCAGATTATATTTCTGCAGTGACAACTTGGTCTtgcgctctcacacacaccacacacacacacacacacacacacacacacacacacacacacacacacacacacacacacacacacacacacacacacacacacacacacacacacacacacacacacaggtgattcCATTGACACATTATATATAACAATAATCTGATAGGCCAATCTTGTGCTAATGACATCACTCTGCAAAGGTGAAGAACTAATCTGAGATCAGCGGAGTGAAAGATAATATGTGTGAGAGCAGCGTGACCCATGGCCCTGCTTTAACATGTtgagctgggagggagagagggggcaggggattACACTGATTAAATAGGTCATTGATTAAAGAGTTGATCCCTGTTAATGTAACTCTCCAGCTGCCTTCTCTCTtcactgggagagagggaaggagatggaggaagagagatagagacagaaggaggaagggaaagagagggagaaatgggagagagatgggaggaaagagagatggaagtagagggagagaaacagaaaagggaagagagagggttggggaaggatggagagagaaatagataggaGCAAAAGGGGTgggtgttgtagagagagagagagagaaagagagggaggggcggGGGGACATAAGAAAAGAGCTGAACCCTGGCTGCAACCTCCACACTGCAGGCTAGGAAACTTTCTAAACCATTTAGCCTAGCTAACTTTAATGTGTCACTTGATTCATGGTCAAGGACACTGATAAGGCCTTGACCAGAggcagcccctgagagagagagagagacccttgggccctgacagtaaatctcagtaagaccaaaataatggtgttccaaaaaaggtccagccaccagggccacaaatacaaattccatctagacactgttgccctagagcacacaaaaaactatacataccttggcctaaacatcagcgccacaggtaacttccacaaagctgtgaacgatctgagagacaaggcaagaagggcattctatgccatcaaaaggaacataaatttcaacataccaattaggattaggctaaaaatacttgaatccgtCATAGAGCCCactgccctttatggttgtgaggtctggggtccgctcaccaaccaagacttcacaaaatgggacaaacaccaaattgagactcgcagaattctgcaaaaatatcctccgtgtacaacgtaggacaccaaataatgcatgcagagcagaattaggccgatacccactaatgatcaaaatccagaaaagagccgttaaattctataaccacctaaaaggaagcgattcccaaaccttccataacaaagccatcacctacagagagatgaacctggagaagagtcccctaagcaagctggtcctggggctctgttcacaggaccccaggacagcagcacaattagacccaaccaaatcatgagaaaacaaaaagataattatttgacacattggaaagaattaacaaaaaaacagagcaaactagaatgctatttggccctacacagagagtacacaatggcagaatacctgaccactgtgactgacccaaacttaaggaaagctttgactatgtacagactcagtgagcatagccttgctattgagaaaggccgccgtaggcagacatggctctcaagagaagacaggctatgtgctcactgcccacaaaatgaggtagaaactgagctgcacttcctaacctcctgcccaatgtatgaccatattagagagacatatttccctcagattacacagatccacaaagaattcgaaaacaaatccaattttgaaaaactctcatatctactgggtgaaattccacagtgtgccatcacagcagcaagatttgtgacctgttgccacgagaaaagggcaaccagtgaagaacacacaccattgtaaatacaacccatatctatgcttgtttattttatcttgtgtcctttaccatttgtacattgttaaaacactgtatatatatatataatatgacatttgtaatgtctttattgttttgaaacttctgtatgtgtgatgtttactgttaatttttattgtttttcactttatatattgactttatatattatctacctcacttgctttggcaatgttaacacatgtttcccatgccaataaagcccttgaattgaattgaattgagagagagacggagagagaggagccagaggcagcccctgagagagagagagagagagagagaggagccagaggcagcccctgagagagagagaggagccagaggcagcccctgagagagagagagagagagaggagccagaggcagatcctgagagagggagagaggagccagaggcagccccgagagagagagagagagagagagagagagaggagccagaggcagcccctgagagagagagaggagccagaggcagcccctgagagagagagagagagagagagaggagccagaggcagcccctgagagagagagagaggagccagaggcagcccctgggagagagaggagagagagagagagagagagagaggagccagaggcagcccctgagagagagagagagagaggagccagaggcagcccctgagagagagagaggagccagaggcagcccctgagagagagagagagagagaggagccagaggcagcacctgagagagaggagccagaggcagcccctgagagagagagagagagagagaggagccagaggcagcccctgagagagagagagagagagagagagagagagagaggagccagaggcagccccagagagagagagagagagagaggagccagaggcagcccctgagagagagagagagaggagccag
Above is a window of Oncorhynchus tshawytscha isolate Ot180627B unplaced genomic scaffold, Otsh_v2.0 Un_contig_8142_pilon_pilon, whole genome shotgun sequence DNA encoding:
- the LOC121846083 gene encoding kelch repeat and BTB domain-containing protein 13-like, whose product is MQMCCLNTSVEAMEPSSCPGSGTDSDKPALGKPLDSGMDSLKVRVDGSIFVVNKALLEQHCEYFRALFQSGMRECQQDEVHLKGLSARGFVLALRVLDGDRPILGGDEIVEAIECATFLQVESVTKHLTNIINSENCLLMYHTAATYGLWDLSHQAALFIKDMYSDLKEDVVSTLSEDLVEYVESLIPSRYVTVCSHSPTVEQLQDCQRTVCYLDDEDREWKVLSHLPLNTSTTMAGVTMLDNKLYIIGGVHDLSKKVVDSGFCYDPESDSWSTISSPQQPRYNFTLVGHEGCLYAIGGEFDRKSMALVEKYSVSTATWRFAANLPCRAANVASTKAMSRIFICLWKPKGVTEIHEYIPERDQWVLVTTLVRDQSYGHCMVGHRDNLYVMRNGPCEDFLMCVMDCYNLTTGQWTALPGQYANSKGALFTSVVRGDSVFTLNRMRTTEFAVEEHRWKTKRETKGFGRIGSMYTFLMRLPKAKTVGNTEVLTDGLEFGNRIDHRRRGSLLQCFD